A DNA window from Paenibacillus andongensis contains the following coding sequences:
- a CDS encoding hydroxysqualene dehydroxylase, translated as MLKKVVILGGGVAGMSAAHELIVRGYDVSVYEFKSIPGGKARSMPFIGSGTGGRKDLPGEHGFRLFPRFYRHVIDTLKRIPYENGTVYDNLTEVTRLDIATYTAPLLPLLAKIEFSLDNFMVVIRDLFDNGLGLSMDDLEQYGRKLWQVMTSCDERIREEYNLIDWWNFIEADQQSPAFQKIFAGFTKTLVACQSKIANTQTVGPVAVQMTLDITTPGTSFVRLLNGPTNDKWVNPWLTFLREQGVDYHLEAKVESIDCVDGVIRSAKVTENGKTFHVEADYYIAAFPVEVMGKFITDAMVQADPTLVGVQKLVDSVAWMNGIQFYLKEELPITHGHVIYLDAPWSLTSVSQKQFWPDVDLSQYGDGTVKGVLSVDISDWDSPGILFGKSATHCTAEEIKAEVWAQMKLSLNVDGAVILEDDVLHSWFLDTDIQFENPEHACTNMEPLLINRVGTWDDRPEAYTAIPNLFLAADYVRTNTNLATMEGANEAARRAVNAILQQDDSAEEPCEIWEMYTFELGHIDLLKPFHHHDKRRFEKGLPWDGKLF; from the coding sequence GTGTTGAAAAAAGTCGTTATTTTGGGCGGCGGTGTTGCCGGAATGAGTGCCGCGCATGAATTGATTGTAAGAGGCTACGATGTGTCTGTCTACGAATTTAAAAGTATTCCAGGCGGGAAAGCGAGAAGTATGCCTTTCATAGGCAGCGGAACTGGCGGGAGGAAGGACCTACCAGGTGAACACGGTTTCCGGTTATTTCCTCGCTTTTACAGACATGTCATCGATACTTTGAAACGAATTCCCTATGAGAATGGCACCGTATATGATAACTTAACAGAAGTGACTCGGTTAGATATTGCCACCTATACTGCACCGCTATTGCCGCTGCTCGCCAAAATTGAATTTAGCTTAGACAATTTTATGGTGGTCATCAGAGATTTATTCGATAATGGTTTAGGTCTAAGTATGGATGATCTGGAGCAATACGGACGTAAGCTATGGCAAGTTATGACGAGCTGTGATGAACGCATTCGCGAGGAATATAACCTCATCGATTGGTGGAATTTCATTGAAGCGGATCAACAATCCCCTGCATTTCAAAAAATATTCGCTGGATTCACCAAAACCCTCGTTGCCTGTCAATCCAAAATTGCAAATACGCAAACTGTAGGCCCTGTAGCTGTTCAAATGACACTAGACATCACAACACCAGGTACGAGCTTCGTTCGTCTCTTGAACGGTCCTACGAATGACAAATGGGTGAACCCTTGGCTCACATTTTTACGAGAACAGGGAGTTGATTACCATCTAGAGGCAAAAGTTGAAAGCATCGATTGTGTGGATGGCGTTATTCGCAGTGCGAAGGTGACAGAGAACGGTAAGACCTTCCATGTAGAAGCTGATTATTACATAGCTGCATTCCCCGTTGAAGTGATGGGTAAATTCATTACGGACGCTATGGTGCAAGCCGATCCTACACTTGTAGGTGTGCAGAAGCTTGTTGATTCCGTCGCATGGATGAATGGCATTCAGTTTTATTTGAAGGAAGAACTGCCTATCACACATGGACATGTTATATACTTAGATGCACCTTGGTCGCTGACTTCGGTATCCCAGAAGCAATTTTGGCCGGACGTCGACCTTAGCCAGTATGGTGATGGCACAGTGAAGGGCGTTTTATCCGTCGATATTTCGGACTGGGATTCTCCTGGGATATTATTCGGTAAATCGGCTACACATTGCACGGCTGAAGAGATCAAAGCCGAAGTATGGGCACAGATGAAATTAAGTTTGAACGTGGATGGCGCCGTTATCTTAGAAGACGATGTTCTGCATTCTTGGTTCTTGGATACGGATATTCAATTTGAGAATCCCGAACATGCATGCACGAATATGGAACCCCTCCTTATTAATCGTGTGGGTACTTGGGATGACCGTCCTGAAGCGTATACCGCAATACCGAATCTGTTCCTTGCTGCTGATTACGTACGTACGAATACGAACCTTGCGACGATGGAAGGCGCTAATGAAGCGGCGAGACGCGCAGTTAATGCCATACTACAACAAGATGATTCTGCGGAAGAGCCTTGCGAAATATGGGAGATGTACACATTTGAGCTGGGGCATATTGATTTATTGAAACCTTTTCATCATCATGACAAGCGACGGTTTGAAAAGGGGCTTCCTTGGGATGGAAAGCTTTTTTAG